The following proteins are co-located in the Haloplanus sp. HW8-1 genome:
- a CDS encoding Tm-1-like ATP-binding domain-containing protein, translated as MVRTTAAEASAIGADIAEKLTAATGPTALALPLEGTSELAVADGPFRDPAADAALFEALRDGIGDGVEWFEMARHVNDPAFARRIARRSTDICGRSERDRRNARLPTPCESSSCDASIPG; from the coding sequence ATGGTCCGCACGACGGCCGCGGAGGCCAGCGCCATCGGCGCCGACATCGCCGAAAAGCTCACCGCGGCGACGGGGCCGACGGCGCTCGCACTCCCGCTTGAGGGGACCTCCGAACTCGCCGTGGCCGACGGGCCGTTCCGCGATCCGGCGGCCGACGCCGCCCTGTTCGAGGCGCTGCGCGACGGCATCGGCGACGGCGTTGAGTGGTTCGAGATGGCGAGACACGTCAACGACCCGGCGTTCGCACGTCGGATCGCCCGAAGGTCGACGGATATCTGCGGTCGGTCGGAGCGGGACCGTCGTAACGCCCGCCTGCCGACACCGTGTGAGTCGTCATCGTGTGACGCATCCATTCCCGGGTGA
- a CDS encoding Tm-1-like ATP-binding domain-containing protein, with product MSIVIVGTLDTKGEEIAFARDVVADARGEPHDADTGVLGEAAFDPDTSGRDGGDDGPHDGRGGQRHRRRHRRKAHRGDGADGARTPA from the coding sequence ATGAGTATCGTCATCGTCGGCACGCTGGACACGAAAGGGGAGGAAATCGCGTTCGCTAGGGACGTCGTCGCGGACGCGAGGGGCGAGCCACACGACGCCGATACCGGCGTCTTGGGCGAGGCGGCGTTCGACCCGGACACGTCCGGCCGCGACGGTGGTGACGATGGTCCGCACGACGGCCGCGGAGGCCAGCGCCATCGGCGCCGACATCGCCGAAAAGCTCACCGCGGCGACGGGGCCGACGGCGCTCGCACTCCCGCTTGA